CTTTCCCAAGGCACATGAGTTACAAGCTCCTTGCAGAAAGACGCGATATCATGGAGAGACGTTGTAAAGAACTCGGTATTGAATTCATATTTGTTTCCGCTCCAGATCCACTTGGAGAACAAGGTTTGACTGGCGCACAGCAATTCATTCTTGAAGATGTCCCGAGGCAAATCGCGAAGTACGGAAAGGATACTGCATTCTTCTCAACGAACTGCGGTATGCAAGAACCTCTACAAAAGGCTATTTTACAACATGGTGGAATATATGCTGAACCATGTTGTCCATCACCAACACATGGTTTTCCGGGTTCTCTTGGCATAGCAATTCCACCTGAAAAGAAAGGCGATATTAACTACATACTCAAGGCTGTGAATAGTAAGATAGTTGAACAAGGTGGAGCTGGCAGATTTGCAACATGGCCCATACCAATTAACATGGTCTTCGTCGAGGCTGGCGTTGACTTGGCAGTGGAACTCGTCAAAAAGACTGTGAAGGCAGACGATATGAATGGTGTGAAAGCCATCTTTGACAAAGTGATCTCCCAAAAGGTTTCTGGATATGGTCTAAAGTCCATAAGTAGATATCCAAATGCAGGTAATTATTATCTTGTAATATGTGATTCGGTCATCTTTGGAAAGACTCAATTCTGATGAGTATGGATATTTAATTGCTTTTATTGAAGATGTCGGCTTTAACGCCGACATCTTTGATTTATGGGAGGAATGTGTGTGGAAAAAGTCCTTGAAATGAAGAACATCAGCAAATCTTTCTACGGTAACCAGGTCCTCAAAAATGTGAATATCGATTTGATGCCTGGTGAAGTTCACGGCCTTGTTGGAGAAAATGGTGCTGGTAAGTCCACTTTGATGAATATCCTTTTTGGAATGCCTGTGATTCATTCAACTGGCGGTTTTGAGGGAGAAATATTCATAAATGGTCAGAAGGTTAACATTGATTCTCCAAGAAAGGCTATGGAACTTGGCATAGGTATGGTTCACCAAGAATTTATGTTATTGCCAGGATTCACCATTGTAGAAAACATCAAACTCAATAGAGAAATAACCAAGAGTAATATTATCAGCAAGGTTTTTGGAAGATCTCTGGAGACTCTTGACTTCTCATCAATGAGAAAGGATGCAAAAGAAGCACTTACTTCAATTGGTATGAATGTCGATGAATTCTTGCCCGTTGCAGGACTGCCCGTTGGTCACAAACAATTCATAGAAATAGCCAGAGAAATAGACAAGAAAAATTTGAAATTACTTGTTCTTGACGAGCCAACAGCGGTCTTATCAGAGACAGAGGCTGAAAAACTTCTTGATGCAGTTAAATTTCTTTCTTCAAAAGGCATATCAATCCTTTTCATATCTCACAGGCTTGTTGAAGTGCTGAAAGTTTCTAACAGAATAACTATCTTAAGAGATGGGATTGTCGTTGATCAGGGATCTGCCTCGTCTTTTACGATATCTGAGATCGCGGAGAAAATGGTTGGACGAAAATTAGATTCAGTTGGTTTGCCATTTAGGAAGAGAGAACCTTCAGAAGCGGACATAATAATGTCTATCAAGAATTTGAAAGTAGAGATGCCAGGTGAGAATGTGAAAGATTTCAGTATAAATATTCGAAGGGGAGAAATACTCGGTATAGGAGGACTCGCAGGTCACGGGAAACTCGGTATAGCAAATGGCATAGCGGGTATATTCCCCGCAGTTGGAGAGATTTTGTTTGAAGGTAAACCATACAAGTTGAACGATCCAGCTTATGCTTTGAAAAACGGAGTGGTGTATCTATCTGAAGATCGTAGAGGTGTTGGACTTTTACTCAACGAATCCATAGAAATGAACATAGCAGCAACAGCAATAGAGGCATTTGATGAATTTACAAAGCGACTCCTTGTCTTCAAGGTGTACGATAAGAAAACAATCAGAGAACATGCACTCAAAATGATCAAAGAACTTGATATAAGATGCAAATCTCCCACTCAACCAGTTAGGAGATTGAGTGGTGGAAATCAGCAAAAGGTATGTTTAGCCAGAGCTTTTACTTTGAAACCAAAAATTCTTTTCGTGTCAGAGCCGACGAGGGGCATCGATGTTGGGGCAAAGAAACTTGTACTTGACCATCTGGTTAAGATGAATAGAGATTATGGTATCACAATAGTTATGACATCGAGTGAACTTGCCGAACTCAGAACAATTTGTGACAGAATAGCCCTTGTTGCCGAGGGAAGACTTTCTGCAATTTTACCACCAGATGCATCCGATGCGCAATTTGGACTCGCAATGGCTGGAGAATTACAGGAGGTGGATGCAAGTGAATAAACTCTTTGATTTTCTAAAGCGTATGGACATACCAACTTTGATAATCTTCATCTTTCTCATAGGCCTTTTTGTCTTGGCTGCCTTTACGAATGTCTCAATCCCATCTCTAATAGGTGATTCGTTGAAGAGAATCGGGATGAACGGTGTTTTAGTGCTTGCGATGGTACCAACTATAAGATCTGGTATTGGTCCAAATTTTGGTCTTCCAATTGGAATAATCGGTGGACTCATCAGTGCGTTGATCAGTATGCAACTTGGTCTTGTTGGATTCACTGGTCTTTGGTTTTCTGTATTACTGGCTATAGCATTTTGTACAGCCATTGGTTTTGCTTATGGTTGGCTTCTCGAAAGAGTTCGTGGGCAAGAGATGATGGTAGGAACATATATGGGTTATTCAATAGTTGCATTCATGTCTATTATGTGGTTATTGTTACCTTTCTCCAATCCCGATATGGTCTGGGCAATTGGTGGTAGGGGGTTGAGGTATACATTGACTCTTCAGAATTATTTTGGGCAGGTATTGAACAATTTCTTGAAATTCAAAATTGGAGGGATTGAAGTACCAACTGGATTGTTACTATTTTTCGCAGGTAGTTGTTTTGCCGTTTATTTATTTTTCAAAACGAGGTTAGGTCTTGCCATTGATTTGACAGGTCAGAATGAACGCTATGCGATAAGTTCGGGTGTGAACACAAAAAGAGCAAGATTGATTGCTGTAACATTTTCCACGATCATAGGTGGTGTCGGGATCATAGTATATGCACAGAGTTATGGTTTCTTACAACTATATCAAGCTCCGTTGTTCATGACCTTTCCTGCAGTGGCTTCTATTTTAATAGGAGGTGCTTCCATAAGGAGGGCTTCTATAACAAATGTCGTTGTTGGAACTGTCGCTTTTCAGACACTTCTGACGATAGCTTTACCTGTCCTGAGTCAAATAACAAGGGGAGACATAACAGAAGTTATGAGATTAATTGTGAGCAATGGAATGATTCTATATGCACTAACCAGGACTCCAAAGGAGGCGAACTGAGATGGAAAAATTAAGAAAAATCTTACTATCAAACGCAGTCCCCATAGCCTTTTTGGTTCTTTCCATCTCAGCGGTTTTGATTGCAAAGATACCTCCGTTGTTTTTGTTAAGTGAAGTTGTCCGGCGACTCAGTAGAAATACCTTTTTAGTGCTTTCGCTTCTTATACCAGTAGTTGCTGGAATGGGTTTGAATTTTGGTATCGTTCTTGGGGCTATGGCTGGACAAACAGCGATGTTCTTCGTGGTAGATTGGAAGATGAAAGGTATACCAGGAATTGTCGTATCTATGCTCCTTGGATCGGCTATAGCAGTCATCTTGGGATGGATTGTGGGACTTGTTCTAAACAGGGCAAAGGGTAGAGAGATGATCACATCGATGATCCTTGGCTTTTTTGCAAATGGGGTTTATCAGTTAATCTTTTTATTCTTTATAGGCTCGATAATTCCGTTTAAAACGAAACAATTTTTACTCCCTGAAGGTGTCGGTTTGAGAAATACAGTAGACCTTTATGGAACTATTGCATCGGCCTTGAACAAACCCTGGACAATTCAAATAGGAACTGTGAGAATTTTTATGATACCGATACTCATAACAGTTATTCTTTGTTTTTTCATATACTTTTTGTTCAAAACAAAACTCGGTCAAGATATCAGAGCGGTAGGTCAAGATATGCACATAGCTGAGGTTGCTGGGATAAATGTGAACAGGCTCAGAATAATATCGGTGATTATGTCCACAGTTCTTGCGGCAATAGGTCAGATCATATACCTGCAGGATATAAGTACCATAAATACTTATAACAGTCACGAGCAAGTTGGGCTGTTCTCGATTGCTGCATTACTCGTTGGTGGTGCGTCGACAAGGAAGGCTTCTATCTGGAATGCGATAATAGGTGTTTTGTTGTTTCATACCCTATTTGTTGTTGCGCCGAGTGCTGGAAACAAATTGTTTGGACAACCTCAAGTTGGAGAATTTTTCAGGGAATTTCTTGCTTATGCAGTAATAGCATTTGCACTTGCAATGCATGGTTGGAGTGCAAAAAAGCAAAAGCATTAGCGTTTGATATTTGATAAAAAAGGGCCTACCAGGCCCTTTTTATTTTTCTTCTTTCATACTGAAGCCTTCCATAAATGTTTTTTGAAAGATGAGCAACATGATCAGAGGTGGTAACATTGCCATTATTGTTCCTGCCATTATTATGTTCCAGTCAGCGGCTTGTGCTTCAGATGCTAAGAGTATCTTTATGCCTATTTGTACTACTCTCATTTCCTTAGTAGTAGTTATCACAAGAGGCCAAAGGTATTCATTCCATATGTAGTTGAATTCTATCAAAAATAAAGCTCCCATATTTGTCTTCGAAAGCGGGACAAGAATGTGCCAGAGAAATCTCATCGGTCCAGCACCATCGATTCTCGCGGCATCGGCGAGAGATGATGGGACAGTGAGAAAAAGCTGTCTAAACAGGAGTGTACCAGTTGCACTTGCAAAGAACGGTATTGTCAATGCGTAATAAGTGTTAACCCATCCAAAGGTTTTCATCATGTCATATGTTGGAAGAAGTCTCACAGGTAATGGCAACATGTGGGTTATTAATATCAATCCAAAAAATAGATACTTACCTTTAAAGTCGCCAAAATAAGTAAAGGCAAAGGCTGCAAGAATTGAAAAACATATCTTTGCCACAGCAACTACGGTTGCGGTGAAAGCGCTGTTGAACATCAATCTACCCATGCCAGCATTTTTCCAAGCTTCCTTCATATTTTCAAACAAGTGACTGCTTGGTATGAATCTTGGTGGGTAACTGTAAGATTCTACCGAGTTTAATGTTGCCATAACGAATGCATAATACACCGGAAACATTACCAAAAGTGTCAGGATCGTCAGTGTTGTATATACTTGAGTTTTTTGCCTTTTGTAAGCCTTCACGCACATCACCTAACCATAGAAAACTCTTTGTTGGGTGTATCTGAATTGTAGGACAGTCAGTATCGTTACAAAGATAAACAGCACAACGGACTGTGCTGACGCAAAACCAATATCTATAGCTATAAAACCATCCCTGTACAGTTTGTAAACCAGTACCTCAGTTGCATTACCAGGACCACCTTTAGTCATGATATCGATCAAGCCGAAAACCTCGAAAAAAGCATAGAGCATATTCATTATGAGCAAAAAGAATGTCGTCGGCGAAAGTAAGGGCAAGGTCACTCTGATAAATCTTTTTATCCCATTCGCACCGTCTATCGCAGCCGCTTCCAGCAATTCATCTGGAACGGCTTGTAAACCCGCAAGATAAAATATGATGTTATATCCCATCATCTTCCACACAGCAGCGATAATGACAATAGCCAAAGCCAAATTTCCATCGTTCATCCAGTTGATTGTTTTTCCTGTGAGAAGTTTTATCAGATAAACTACTGGACCTGTTGCTGGATTGAACATCAGAGCCCATACGGTGCCTGCAATCGCTGGAGAGATAGCATAAGTCCATATGAAAAAGGTTCTGTAAATCGTCATTCCACGGAGTTTTTGGTTAAGTAATGCTGCAACTATGACACAGAAAACAAGGCCAATCAGAACCACTGAACCCGCAAAGATCAACGTTCTTATCAAGCTATCAACATAGGCTGTTGAACTAAAGAGTCTTGAGAAATTTCCAAATCCCACAAAGATCCGACGATCACCAAAAGGTGATACTCTGAAAAAACTCTGGTATATTGAACGAATCGTTGGTATCAAAAAGAAGACCACAATTACCGCTATTGATGGTAAAAGAAGGATATATGGCATGATTCTATTTGGGAATTTGCTGTGCACTCAGATCACCATCCAAACTAAATCAAAAAGGGGGCAAAAAGCCCCCTGTGATTTATTTACCATACAGAGAGATGTAATCTTTAAGAATCTGGTTACATTGTTTTGCCGCGTCATCGAGTATTGATTTTGCTACTTTTTCAATATCTGGTCCTTTGTATTGCAATGCTTTCTCAAATGCAGAATCTACAACATCTCTTATTGCTACGAAATTGCCCAATCTCACACCCTGAGATTCAGGTCTGTTGATTCCACTCAAAATCTGTAAGAAAGCAGTTAGGTGATTTGGATGTTCTGAAAACCAACCTTCATCGAGAAGTCCTTTTAAAGCACTATTGCTTGTTGGGAAATAGCCTGTTGACTTGTGCCATTTTTGAGAGACCTCTGGTTTTGCAACGTATTTCAAGAACTCCCAAACTGCTTTGTAATCATCTTTTGGTTTTCCTTTCATGACCCAAAGAGTTGCACCACCAATAACAGAATTTCCCTTTGGATATCCTGGGATTCTCGGTAGGAAAGTCGTACCGACTTTAAAGTTGGCTTTACTTTCTATAGAGCCAACCGAAGATGTGGATTGAATCAACATTGCCACTTGACCTGCCAAAAATGCATTGTTGGCATTGTACTCCCTTCCACCATAAACAAGAACGCCATTTTGCGCCCATCTAATCCATTCACTGAAGACTTTAACACCAAAATCTTTGTTGAAATAAACCTCGCTTGCCTTTGCTTTTCTCCCATTTTCGTTATTCGCATAGAATTGTGCATGAAGCGCGTGCATTTGTTCGAAAACCCATGCAGGCCATCCAAAGGCGATTCCGCCTAAGGCAGCCTTTGATTCAACTATTTTCTTTCCATATTCGAAGACTTCATCAAAGGTTGTTGGGGGTTTATTGGGATCAAGACCAGCCTTCTGGAAGATATCTTTGTTGTAGTATAGAATAGCTGTGGATGAATTGAATGGCATTGAATAGAGTTTTCCATCAACGGAATAATAATTTAGAATGGGTACCACTATATCTCCCCAGTCAAAATCTGGTTCCGCAAGCTCAAAAACTGGCACAATAGCACCACTGTCAAGCATTGTCTGAAGGCCAACTTCGTATACTTGAACTATGTGTGGTTGTGTATTGTTTCTGTAAGCTGCAATGGCTTTGGTGAGAGTTTCAGCATAGCTTCCTGTGAATACCGCGACAACTTCGATATCTGGATGAGTTGCATTGAAGTCTTTCACGATTTGTTCAAGAGCCGTGAGGTTTGCTCCACTCATAGCATGCCAAAGTGTTATGGTTGTTTTAGCGAGTGTGAGACTAAAAAGGGTGGCTAAAGATACAATTATCAAAACCAACCGCTTCATACCTACACCCCCTGCTCGGATTTTGTGACATCTCTATTTTACATTTTTCTTTTTGATGAAATCAAGGTATCTTGCGTGTATCCCAAAACAACTAAAAAAACAGGAGAAATAACCTCTCCTGTGGGGGAATAATCATATTATTTTTTTATCCAAGAACATCTTGAAAAAGATCTAAAGATGGCATATTTGTTTGATCTTTTGCATATAGTTTTTTAAACGAGTATTTTCATAGAATCATTTGATTGGAAAACAAAAAACATCTGTCTTTTTCATATTCAGTTTTATCAATCCAAGCAAAG
The DNA window shown above is from Thermotoga profunda AZM34c06 and carries:
- a CDS encoding carbohydrate ABC transporter permease — translated: MPYILLLPSIAVIVVFFLIPTIRSIYQSFFRVSPFGDRRIFVGFGNFSRLFSSTAYVDSLIRTLIFAGSVVLIGLVFCVIVAALLNQKLRGMTIYRTFFIWTYAISPAIAGTVWALMFNPATGPVVYLIKLLTGKTINWMNDGNLALAIVIIAAVWKMMGYNIIFYLAGLQAVPDELLEAAAIDGANGIKRFIRVTLPLLSPTTFFLLIMNMLYAFFEVFGLIDIMTKGGPGNATEVLVYKLYRDGFIAIDIGFASAQSVVLFIFVTILTVLQFRYTQQRVFYG
- a CDS encoding ABC transporter substrate-binding protein — protein: MKRLVLIIVSLATLFSLTLAKTTITLWHAMSGANLTALEQIVKDFNATHPDIEVVAVFTGSYAETLTKAIAAYRNNTQPHIVQVYEVGLQTMLDSGAIVPVFELAEPDFDWGDIVVPILNYYSVDGKLYSMPFNSSTAILYYNKDIFQKAGLDPNKPPTTFDEVFEYGKKIVESKAALGGIAFGWPAWVFEQMHALHAQFYANNENGRKAKASEVYFNKDFGVKVFSEWIRWAQNGVLVYGGREYNANNAFLAGQVAMLIQSTSSVGSIESKANFKVGTTFLPRIPGYPKGNSVIGGATLWVMKGKPKDDYKAVWEFLKYVAKPEVSQKWHKSTGYFPTSNSALKGLLDEGWFSEHPNHLTAFLQILSGINRPESQGVRLGNFVAIRDVVDSAFEKALQYKGPDIEKVAKSILDDAAKQCNQILKDYISLYGK
- a CDS encoding DUF3798 domain-containing protein translates to MRKLVVGLVLILAVTFSFAALGFKIGVVTGTVSQGEDEYRGAENVIAKYGKEIIHVTYPDKFMQEQETTIARIVELAYDPMVKAIVICQGVPGTVSAIRRVKEFRPDMIFVVGVAHEDPELVGSVADVSFQTDDLGRGVTIIDLAYSMGAKRFIHYSFPRHMSYKLLAERRDIMERRCKELGIEFIFVSAPDPLGEQGLTGAQQFILEDVPRQIAKYGKDTAFFSTNCGMQEPLQKAILQHGGIYAEPCCPSPTHGFPGSLGIAIPPEKKGDINYILKAVNSKIVEQGGAGRFATWPIPINMVFVEAGVDLAVELVKKTVKADDMNGVKAIFDKVISQKVSGYGLKSISRYPNAGNYYLVICDSVIFGKTQF
- a CDS encoding ABC transporter permease subunit; the encoded protein is MNKLFDFLKRMDIPTLIIFIFLIGLFVLAAFTNVSIPSLIGDSLKRIGMNGVLVLAMVPTIRSGIGPNFGLPIGIIGGLISALISMQLGLVGFTGLWFSVLLAIAFCTAIGFAYGWLLERVRGQEMMVGTYMGYSIVAFMSIMWLLLPFSNPDMVWAIGGRGLRYTLTLQNYFGQVLNNFLKFKIGGIEVPTGLLLFFAGSCFAVYLFFKTRLGLAIDLTGQNERYAISSGVNTKRARLIAVTFSTIIGGVGIIVYAQSYGFLQLYQAPLFMTFPAVASILIGGASIRRASITNVVVGTVAFQTLLTIALPVLSQITRGDITEVMRLIVSNGMILYALTRTPKEAN
- a CDS encoding ABC transporter permease subunit, whose amino-acid sequence is MEKLRKILLSNAVPIAFLVLSISAVLIAKIPPLFLLSEVVRRLSRNTFLVLSLLIPVVAGMGLNFGIVLGAMAGQTAMFFVVDWKMKGIPGIVVSMLLGSAIAVILGWIVGLVLNRAKGREMITSMILGFFANGVYQLIFLFFIGSIIPFKTKQFLLPEGVGLRNTVDLYGTIASALNKPWTIQIGTVRIFMIPILITVILCFFIYFLFKTKLGQDIRAVGQDMHIAEVAGINVNRLRIISVIMSTVLAAIGQIIYLQDISTINTYNSHEQVGLFSIAALLVGGASTRKASIWNAIIGVLLFHTLFVVAPSAGNKLFGQPQVGEFFREFLAYAVIAFALAMHGWSAKKQKH
- a CDS encoding ABC transporter permease subunit is translated as MKAYKRQKTQVYTTLTILTLLVMFPVYYAFVMATLNSVESYSYPPRFIPSSHLFENMKEAWKNAGMGRLMFNSAFTATVVAVAKICFSILAAFAFTYFGDFKGKYLFFGLILITHMLPLPVRLLPTYDMMKTFGWVNTYYALTIPFFASATGTLLFRQLFLTVPSSLADAARIDGAGPMRFLWHILVPLSKTNMGALFLIEFNYIWNEYLWPLVITTTKEMRVVQIGIKILLASEAQAADWNIIMAGTIMAMLPPLIMLLIFQKTFMEGFSMKEEK
- a CDS encoding sugar ABC transporter ATP-binding protein, which encodes MEKVLEMKNISKSFYGNQVLKNVNIDLMPGEVHGLVGENGAGKSTLMNILFGMPVIHSTGGFEGEIFINGQKVNIDSPRKAMELGIGMVHQEFMLLPGFTIVENIKLNREITKSNIISKVFGRSLETLDFSSMRKDAKEALTSIGMNVDEFLPVAGLPVGHKQFIEIAREIDKKNLKLLVLDEPTAVLSETEAEKLLDAVKFLSSKGISILFISHRLVEVLKVSNRITILRDGIVVDQGSASSFTISEIAEKMVGRKLDSVGLPFRKREPSEADIIMSIKNLKVEMPGENVKDFSINIRRGEILGIGGLAGHGKLGIANGIAGIFPAVGEILFEGKPYKLNDPAYALKNGVVYLSEDRRGVGLLLNESIEMNIAATAIEAFDEFTKRLLVFKVYDKKTIREHALKMIKELDIRCKSPTQPVRRLSGGNQQKVCLARAFTLKPKILFVSEPTRGIDVGAKKLVLDHLVKMNRDYGITIVMTSSELAELRTICDRIALVAEGRLSAILPPDASDAQFGLAMAGELQEVDASE